The Microbulbifer hydrolyticus genome has a segment encoding these proteins:
- a CDS encoding CBS domain-containing protein, which produces MKKLDLVPLQDSDKLVFPEEFHELSLESPALHFVTDFKKHHPAVLTASVSAMDAAEVLRAGHLSWVLVMDHRGDFVGLLTAEDASYQRVMQRVAAGQSRDELTVGDLMRRRSRLQYLGRDQLQGATIREVLEAMRHSGQRHCLVVDMDRHHVRGVISSEDVAARLHMDYTIDTPENFAELLRAVSAMH; this is translated from the coding sequence ATGAAAAAACTTGATCTGGTCCCATTACAGGACAGCGACAAGCTGGTTTTCCCTGAAGAGTTTCACGAGCTGAGCCTGGAATCACCCGCGCTTCACTTTGTCACCGATTTTAAAAAACACCACCCGGCGGTACTGACGGCTTCTGTTTCCGCAATGGACGCGGCAGAGGTGTTGCGAGCGGGGCACCTGTCGTGGGTGCTAGTGATGGACCATCGGGGAGACTTTGTTGGGCTACTTACCGCCGAGGATGCGTCCTACCAGCGCGTAATGCAGAGGGTGGCGGCAGGGCAAAGCCGCGATGAACTGACCGTGGGCGATCTGATGCGGCGCCGCAGCCGCTTGCAGTACCTGGGGCGCGACCAGTTGCAGGGCGCCACCATTCGCGAGGTGCTGGAAGCCATGCGTCACAGCGGGCAGCGTCACTGCCTGGTGGTGGATATGGACCGGCATCATGTGCGGGGAGTAATCAGTTCAGAAGATGTGGCCGCGCGTTTGCATATGGACTACACCATCGATACCCCGGAAAACTTTGCCGAATTGCTGCGCGCGGTTTCCGCGATGCATTGA
- a CDS encoding SLC13 family permease encodes MDWSGWFSLFLVFAVLATLIFTRIQAYLVMMAALTLLSVSGILTPAEALSGFSNSGLITVAAMFVVAAGIHSSGGIDMMVKHLLGRPNTVRSAMLRVFAPVVALSGYLNNTPVVATMIPALNAWAKRIDIAPSKLMIPLSYGAILGGTLTLIGTSTNLVVNGQYQAITGSEGFSLFSIAAVGLPAALVGIAFMLLFFPRWLPDRREKKPFGNLREFTLEVAIDSAGPLVGQTVEDAGLRGLRRVYLVEIERDGRVITPVRSGEKLRGGDRLVFAGDTEAISDLLRMRGIVPSDHHDGTTVLTSGVEERRLVEVVVSPQCEVIGSSIRDAQFRARYGAAVLAVAREGRRVAGNLGSIKLKAGDSLLLEARPGFVMRQRYSKDFLLINDLEAESPRHEKGLTSWLILIAIVLAAGTGLISMLNASLIGAGAMLLTRCCSVNQAQKSLDLPVLITIAASFALGVALQKTGVAAMLAEGVISLSYGHPWLMLILIYLCVSLLTEMVTNNAAAIIMVPIVLQITASAGLNPEPFMFAVMMAASASFATPLGYQTNLMVYGPGGYRFSDYLKVGIPMNLLVGAVTVTILLTGWDLTLAR; translated from the coding sequence ATGGATTGGTCTGGCTGGTTTTCCCTTTTTCTCGTTTTCGCCGTACTGGCCACACTGATTTTTACCCGTATTCAGGCCTATCTGGTGATGATGGCGGCGCTGACACTGTTGAGTGTCAGCGGGATTCTTACTCCGGCGGAGGCCCTGTCCGGCTTCAGTAACAGCGGCCTGATCACCGTGGCGGCCATGTTTGTGGTGGCTGCCGGCATCCATTCCTCCGGCGGTATCGACATGATGGTAAAGCACCTGCTGGGGCGTCCGAACACGGTACGCTCCGCCATGCTGCGGGTGTTTGCGCCGGTGGTGGCCCTGTCCGGCTACCTCAACAACACGCCGGTGGTCGCCACCATGATCCCGGCGCTGAACGCCTGGGCCAAGCGTATCGATATCGCCCCCTCCAAGCTGATGATCCCTCTCAGTTACGGTGCCATCCTCGGCGGCACCCTGACCCTGATCGGCACCAGCACCAACCTGGTGGTCAACGGCCAGTACCAGGCCATTACCGGCAGCGAGGGGTTCTCCCTGTTCTCCATCGCTGCGGTGGGGCTGCCCGCTGCGCTGGTCGGCATTGCCTTCATGCTGCTGTTTTTCCCACGCTGGCTGCCCGACCGTCGCGAGAAAAAACCCTTCGGCAACCTGCGTGAATTCACTCTTGAAGTCGCCATCGACAGTGCCGGCCCTCTGGTCGGGCAGACTGTAGAGGATGCGGGCCTGCGGGGGCTTCGCCGTGTGTACCTGGTGGAAATTGAGCGGGACGGCCGCGTAATTACCCCGGTACGCTCCGGTGAAAAACTGCGTGGCGGCGATCGGCTGGTGTTTGCCGGCGACACCGAAGCGATTTCCGACCTTCTGCGCATGCGCGGCATTGTGCCGTCGGACCATCACGACGGCACCACCGTCCTCACTTCGGGTGTCGAAGAACGTCGCCTGGTGGAGGTGGTGGTATCCCCGCAATGCGAGGTCATTGGCAGTAGTATCCGCGATGCACAGTTCCGCGCACGCTACGGTGCCGCAGTGCTGGCGGTGGCCCGCGAGGGCCGGCGGGTGGCGGGCAATCTCGGCAGTATCAAACTGAAAGCCGGTGACTCCCTGCTGCTGGAAGCGCGCCCCGGCTTCGTGATGCGCCAGCGTTACAGCAAGGATTTCCTGCTGATCAACGACCTGGAAGCGGAGAGCCCGCGTCACGAGAAGGGATTGACCTCCTGGCTCATCCTGATCGCGATCGTGCTGGCGGCAGGCACCGGCCTGATCAGCATGCTGAACGCCTCCCTGATTGGCGCCGGCGCCATGCTGCTCACGCGCTGCTGCTCGGTGAACCAGGCGCAGAAAAGCCTCGACCTGCCGGTACTGATCACCATTGCGGCCTCCTTCGCACTGGGCGTCGCGCTGCAGAAAACCGGCGTGGCCGCGATGCTGGCGGAGGGCGTAATCTCGCTTTCCTACGGGCACCCCTGGTTGATGCTGATCCTGATTTACCTGTGCGTCTCCCTCCTTACCGAGATGGTCACCAATAACGCGGCGGCCATCATCATGGTACCCATTGTGCTGCAGATTACCGCCAGCGCCGGGCTCAACCCCGAGCCATTCATGTTTGCGGTGATGATGGCGGCCTCCGCCAGTTTCGCCACCCCGCTGGGCTACCAGACGAACCTGATGGTATACGGCCCTGGCGGCTACCGTTTCTCGGATTATCTGAAAGTCGGTATCCCCATGAACCTGCTGGTGGGCGCGGTAACCGTAACCATTCTGCTGACCGGCTGGGATCTCACTCTGGCGCGATAA
- a CDS encoding hemolysin family protein has translation MLLLIVYILIALVFSFLCSIAESVILSVTRPYVSLMEREGHKSGRLLRQLKDDINAPLAAILTLNTVAHTVGAAGAGAQAAAVFGNQYLGIASAVLTLLILVFSEIIPKTLGALYWRQLAPVTAYGLRYLVWLLKPFVWLSEQLTRGLTHGPVLTGFSREEFAVMAELGEAEGQLERHESSILHNLFFTLRDHSVREVMTPRTVVFSLPQELSIAEAYEQVENSRFSRIPVYEQDDPDLVVGFVLKQDLLLAYARGEREDSLRGLRRDLLMVPETAAIYQVFHKMLARRLQISAVVDEYGSLEGLVTLEDILETLLGEEILDEADKTPDRQELAKRLWRWRSKRYGLRVDEAAQREQAGEEPHDILREEIQRQLHEGEDSRDTAPGSVDSSGHKDSDSDRQGDKKNDSQSKRPGDKK, from the coding sequence ATGTTGCTACTGATTGTCTACATACTGATTGCGCTGGTTTTTTCCTTCCTGTGCTCCATTGCAGAGTCGGTAATCCTCAGTGTCACTCGCCCCTATGTCAGTCTGATGGAGCGGGAGGGGCACAAGTCTGGACGACTGTTACGACAGTTGAAGGACGATATCAACGCGCCGCTGGCCGCCATCCTGACCCTGAATACCGTCGCGCACACTGTGGGAGCGGCCGGGGCGGGCGCGCAGGCCGCGGCGGTATTCGGAAACCAGTACCTCGGAATAGCCTCCGCCGTGCTGACCCTGTTGATCCTGGTTTTTTCCGAAATCATTCCAAAAACGCTCGGCGCTCTCTACTGGCGGCAGTTGGCTCCGGTCACCGCGTATGGCCTGCGTTATCTGGTATGGCTGCTCAAGCCCTTTGTGTGGCTTTCCGAACAGTTGACCCGGGGCCTCACTCACGGGCCGGTATTGACCGGGTTCAGTCGCGAGGAATTTGCGGTGATGGCGGAGCTCGGGGAGGCCGAGGGGCAGCTGGAACGGCACGAGTCCAGTATCCTGCACAACCTGTTCTTTACCCTGCGGGATCACTCCGTACGCGAGGTAATGACACCGCGCACCGTGGTGTTTTCCCTGCCACAGGAACTGAGTATCGCCGAGGCCTACGAGCAGGTAGAGAACAGTCGCTTTTCACGTATTCCCGTGTACGAACAGGATGACCCGGACCTGGTGGTCGGCTTCGTACTGAAACAGGACCTGCTGTTGGCCTATGCTCGTGGTGAGCGCGAGGATTCCCTGCGCGGATTGCGCCGCGACTTGCTGATGGTTCCGGAAACCGCAGCCATATATCAGGTGTTTCACAAGATGCTGGCGCGGCGGCTGCAGATCAGCGCGGTAGTGGATGAATACGGCAGTCTGGAAGGGCTGGTGACCCTGGAAGATATCCTGGAGACCCTGCTCGGAGAGGAGATCCTCGACGAGGCGGACAAAACGCCCGATCGCCAGGAGTTGGCCAAGCGTTTGTGGCGGTGGCGGTCCAAGCGCTATGGCCTGCGGGTGGATGAAGCGGCACAGCGGGAGCAGGCCGGTGAAGAGCCCCATGATATTCTGCGGGAGGAAATTCAGCGGCAGCTACACGAGGGCGAAGACTCCCGGGATACTGCCCCGGGCTCGGTCGACAGCTCAGGGCACAAGGATAGCGACAGCGACAGGCAGGGCGACAAAAAAAACGACAGCCAGAGCAAGAGACCGGGCGACAAAAAGTAA
- the gcvT gene encoding glycine cleavage system aminomethyltransferase GcvT gives MGNKTALYDAHVAMGGKMVDFGGWDMPLHYGSQLEEHHKVRQDAGMFDVSHMTVVDVDGDGARDFLRTLLANDVAKLDGKPGKALYTGMLNDKGGVVDDLIVYLRDPGYRVVVNCATREKDLAWMNQQAASFDVTLSERPHLAMIAIQGPQAIDKVKEVMGIDWAAAIDDLKVFNSFSRGDWFLARTGYTGEDGLEIMLNNDDAPGFWNALAGAGVAPCGLGARDTLRLEAGMNLYGHEMDDDTSPLQANMAWTIAWEPEDRKFVGREALEQEKAAGVENKLVGLVLEERGVLRAGQEVVVDGEDRRGIITSGTFSPTLGYSIAMARVPVSVGDTAQVEIRKKLIPVRVVKPSFVRNGKSLV, from the coding sequence ATGGGAAATAAAACCGCGCTTTACGATGCCCACGTTGCCATGGGCGGAAAAATGGTGGATTTTGGTGGCTGGGATATGCCGCTGCACTACGGTTCGCAGCTGGAGGAGCACCACAAGGTGCGCCAGGACGCGGGCATGTTTGATGTGTCCCACATGACCGTGGTGGATGTAGACGGCGATGGCGCCAGAGACTTCCTGCGCACCCTGCTCGCCAACGATGTCGCCAAGCTCGACGGCAAGCCGGGCAAGGCGCTCTACACTGGCATGCTGAATGATAAGGGCGGTGTAGTAGACGACCTGATCGTCTATCTGCGCGATCCGGGCTACCGTGTAGTGGTTAACTGCGCTACCCGCGAAAAGGATCTCGCATGGATGAACCAGCAGGCCGCTTCCTTCGACGTGACCCTCAGCGAGCGTCCGCATCTGGCGATGATCGCTATTCAGGGGCCGCAGGCTATCGACAAGGTGAAAGAAGTGATGGGCATCGACTGGGCTGCAGCCATCGATGACCTCAAGGTTTTCAACAGCTTTTCCCGCGGAGACTGGTTTTTGGCGCGCACCGGCTACACCGGTGAAGACGGCCTGGAGATCATGCTGAACAACGACGACGCGCCGGGTTTCTGGAATGCGCTGGCGGGTGCGGGCGTAGCACCCTGTGGTCTCGGCGCGCGGGATACCCTGCGTCTGGAAGCCGGCATGAACCTGTACGGTCATGAGATGGACGACGATACTTCGCCGCTGCAGGCGAATATGGCGTGGACCATCGCGTGGGAGCCGGAGGACCGCAAGTTCGTCGGCCGCGAGGCACTGGAACAGGAAAAAGCCGCGGGCGTGGAAAACAAGCTGGTTGGCCTGGTCCTGGAAGAGCGCGGCGTTCTGCGTGCAGGGCAAGAGGTTGTGGTGGACGGCGAGGATCGCCGCGGTATCATCACCAGCGGAACTTTCTCTCCCACCCTGGGATATTCCATTGCCATGGCCCGGGTACCGGTGAGTGTTGGTGACACCGCACAGGTCGAGATCCGCAAAAAGCTGATCCCGGTGCGCGTGGTAAAACCGAGTTTTGTGCGTAACGGCAAGTCTCTGGTATGA
- a CDS encoding rhomboid family intramembrane serine protease: protein MSNWITVCEFPLSEDLSAVAEFIHRHQLPMRISEENNCQCVASLAPQLVEPMQQLLERWRAGEVDLSQIQVHTYDADQPMPEPTPAPATDSGEGGEPGAQPDAPADAAAKPKPQQMVPPSVIPQWSLRQTPLSLILIALCFIGWFLQWSGLDSGLVISPQPPGDFNIPDSSLGQHIAASEFWRLWTPAMIHFSLPHALFNSLGIWIVGRSLEARAGTLLFTLLVLIVAPVANFLQFLWSPEIKFGGMSGVVYGMVGAVFVIQIWAPRWKDVPKSVIWLMIVWLVLCAIGVVEKIFSVGIANAAHIGGFAAGLLLALIFCAAGGARRYFSAGHGRTAEAISDSRKEF from the coding sequence TTGAGCAACTGGATTACTGTCTGTGAATTTCCCCTGAGTGAGGACCTGTCGGCGGTGGCCGAATTTATCCATCGTCATCAGCTGCCGATGCGCATCAGTGAGGAAAACAATTGCCAGTGTGTCGCCAGCCTGGCGCCACAACTGGTAGAGCCGATGCAGCAGTTGCTGGAGCGCTGGCGGGCGGGGGAAGTGGATCTTTCCCAGATCCAGGTGCACACCTACGATGCGGACCAGCCCATGCCGGAGCCCACACCGGCGCCGGCAACAGACAGTGGAGAGGGGGGCGAGCCTGGTGCACAGCCGGATGCACCCGCGGATGCAGCGGCGAAACCCAAACCTCAGCAGATGGTCCCGCCATCGGTGATTCCACAGTGGTCACTGCGGCAGACGCCGTTGAGCCTGATCCTGATTGCGCTGTGTTTTATCGGCTGGTTTTTACAATGGTCGGGTCTGGACTCGGGGCTTGTGATCTCCCCTCAACCTCCTGGGGACTTCAATATTCCCGATTCGAGTTTGGGGCAGCACATCGCAGCAAGTGAATTCTGGCGTTTGTGGACGCCGGCAATGATCCATTTCTCATTGCCCCACGCTCTGTTTAACAGTCTTGGCATATGGATCGTTGGCCGGTCACTGGAAGCCAGAGCGGGAACGTTATTGTTTACATTATTAGTACTAATCGTTGCTCCCGTCGCTAATTTTCTACAATTCCTCTGGTCTCCTGAGATCAAGTTCGGAGGGATGTCAGGCGTGGTCTATGGAATGGTTGGTGCGGTTTTCGTCATTCAGATATGGGCACCGCGCTGGAAAGATGTTCCAAAATCCGTAATTTGGCTGATGATTGTTTGGCTCGTATTGTGTGCGATAGGCGTTGTTGAAAAAATATTTTCAGTCGGTATTGCCAACGCAGCGCATATTGGCGGTTTTGCCGCGGGCCTGCTGCTCGCGCTGATATTCTGCGCGGCAGGCGGCGCGCGGCGGTATTTTTCCGCCGGGCATGGGCGTACCGCAGAAGCCATTTCCGATTCCCGAAAAGAATTCTGA
- a CDS encoding 2OG-Fe(II) oxygenase produces MNAALSLTSPLAEALEGDTWRRGPDGNDPLDRIASALRETGYIVLPAPVPPALLGSLLRHFRSIDRARFQAAGIGREQDHQLNQFVRTDEIFWLDRSNPAVSAYLSWAEALRLGLNRRLFLGLFDYECHYARYDRGSYYKKHVDAFKGNTNRVVSTVLYLTPNWQPRDGGELQIYAPDSDTVIERVAPRFGQMVIFLSEEFPHEVLTTHRPRYSVTGWFRVNNSLGETIDPAR; encoded by the coding sequence TTGAACGCTGCTCTATCTCTCACGAGCCCTCTCGCGGAGGCCCTCGAGGGCGACACCTGGCGGCGCGGTCCCGATGGCAACGATCCCCTGGATCGGATCGCCAGCGCGCTGCGTGAAACCGGTTATATCGTCCTGCCCGCCCCGGTGCCCCCTGCGCTACTGGGGTCGCTGCTGCGACATTTTCGCTCCATCGACCGCGCGCGCTTCCAGGCCGCCGGTATCGGCCGCGAGCAGGACCACCAGCTGAACCAGTTTGTGCGCACCGACGAGATTTTCTGGCTGGACAGGAGCAACCCGGCAGTCAGCGCCTATTTGAGCTGGGCCGAGGCACTGCGCCTCGGGCTGAACCGGAGACTGTTTCTGGGGCTTTTCGACTACGAGTGCCACTACGCACGCTACGATCGCGGCAGTTACTACAAAAAGCACGTTGATGCGTTCAAAGGCAACACCAATCGGGTTGTCAGCACGGTGCTGTACCTCACCCCCAACTGGCAGCCCAGGGACGGAGGCGAGCTACAGATCTATGCGCCGGATAGCGATACCGTCATCGAACGGGTGGCGCCGCGCTTCGGGCAGATGGTGATTTTCCTTTCCGAGGAATTTCCCCACGAAGTGCTTACCACGCACCGGCCGCGCTACAGTGTTACCGGCTGGTTCCGGGTGAACAACAGCCTCGGGGAAACGATCGACCCGGCCCGCTGA
- a CDS encoding UbiH/UbiF/VisC/COQ6 family ubiquinone biosynthesis hydroxylase, which yields MNRQRMDVTIVGGGMVGMAQAALLAVRHPEMRISLLEASNVDPLVREDSYDARVVALTEASRALLEEVGAWQRIAGKRECPYTQMRVWDAEGTGSVWFDCRDVKLPNLGHIVENSVILAALRERIAELSNVDLVTGFKLESWWRDCGLWHLQSRSPDRETVEGLDNQSPVLTTRLLIGADGARSRVRDLLRIRTRDVEYQQTALVCVARCEQSHQSTAWQRFLDTGPLAFLPLAGLGDDRHCAVVWSADDSLARELVMLDDKAFALNLEKAFESRLGTIESVSERFSFALRARHAESYFGPGAVLIGDAAHSIHPLAGQGVNLGLMDVLVLSEEIDRAIKRDISPSHASVLTRYQRRRRGENAATLKAMSTFKSLFGAGDLHWRWLRNTGLSMVDASPLLKKRIIMRAMSV from the coding sequence ATGAACAGACAGCGAATGGACGTAACCATCGTCGGAGGCGGCATGGTGGGGATGGCGCAGGCAGCATTGCTTGCCGTGCGGCACCCGGAAATGCGTATTTCGCTGCTGGAAGCATCGAATGTAGACCCCCTGGTGCGGGAAGACAGTTACGACGCCCGTGTGGTCGCACTCACCGAGGCCTCCCGCGCTCTTCTGGAGGAAGTGGGGGCTTGGCAGAGGATCGCCGGCAAGCGTGAATGCCCCTATACCCAGATGCGGGTATGGGATGCGGAGGGCACCGGCTCGGTGTGGTTCGACTGCCGCGATGTGAAGTTGCCAAACCTCGGCCATATCGTGGAAAACAGCGTGATTCTGGCGGCCCTGCGTGAGCGCATAGCCGAGTTGAGTAATGTCGACCTGGTCACCGGCTTCAAGCTGGAGAGCTGGTGGCGGGATTGCGGCCTCTGGCATCTGCAGTCGCGCAGCCCCGACCGGGAAACGGTGGAGGGGCTGGATAACCAGTCCCCGGTGCTTACCACCCGCCTTTTGATTGGCGCCGACGGAGCGCGTTCGCGTGTACGGGACCTGCTGCGAATCCGTACCCGGGATGTGGAGTATCAGCAGACGGCCCTCGTTTGTGTTGCCCGCTGTGAGCAGTCGCACCAGTCGACCGCCTGGCAGCGTTTTCTGGATACCGGCCCGCTGGCATTCCTGCCCCTTGCCGGGCTGGGTGACGACCGCCATTGCGCGGTGGTCTGGTCGGCCGACGACAGTCTCGCCCGCGAGCTCGTCATGCTGGATGACAAGGCGTTTGCCCTGAACCTGGAGAAGGCCTTCGAAAGCCGCCTCGGCACCATCGAGTCGGTGAGTGAGCGTTTCTCCTTTGCCCTGCGCGCGCGCCATGCGGAGTCCTACTTCGGGCCTGGTGCGGTACTGATCGGCGATGCCGCCCACAGTATCCACCCACTTGCCGGGCAGGGGGTCAACCTGGGCTTGATGGACGTACTGGTACTGAGTGAAGAGATCGACCGTGCCATCAAGCGGGATATTTCTCCCTCACACGCCTCGGTACTTACCCGTTATCAGCGCCGTCGTCGCGGAGAAAATGCCGCGACCCTCAAGGCCATGAGTACATTCAAATCCCTGTTCGGTGCCGGCGACCTGCACTGGCGCTGGTTGCGCAACACCGGCCTGAGTATGGTGGATGCCAGCCCGCTACTGAAAAAGCGCATCATCATGCGCGCCATGTCGGTGTGA